A region from the Gossypium hirsutum isolate 1008001.06 chromosome A08, Gossypium_hirsutum_v2.1, whole genome shotgun sequence genome encodes:
- the LOC121204798 gene encoding abscisic acid receptor PYL2 — protein MDSAEPPPHGLTKEEYTELKPLIQTYHKFEPIPNTCTSLITQRIDAPVRAVWPFIRSFEAPQKYKHFIKSCNMSSGDGGVGSVREVTVVSGLPASASTERLEMLDDEKHILSFRVVGGEHRLRNYRSVTSVSEFKEEGKVYTVVLESYIVDIPEGNSGEDTKMFVDTVVKLNLQKLGVIAIAGSVHGHD, from the coding sequence ATGGACTCAGCGGAGCCACCCCCTCACGGCCTAACCAAAGAAGAATACACCGAGCTTAAGCCATTGATCCAAACATACCACAAATTCGAGCCAATACCCAACACATGCACGTCCCTCATAACCCAACGCATCGACGCTCCGGTCCGAGCCGTATGGCCATTCATTCGTAGCTTCGAAGCACCTCAAAAATACAAGCACTTCATAAAAAGCTGCAATATGAGCAGCGGCGACGGCGGTGTAGGAAGCGTTAGGGAAGTCACCGTCGTTTCGGGTCTACCGGCGTCGGCGAGTACGGAGAGGTTGGAGATGTTGGATGATGAGAAGCATATATTGAGTTTTAGGGTCGTCGGTGGTGAACATAGGTTGAGGAACTACCGGTCGGTGACGTCGGTGAGTGAGTTTAAAGAGGAAGGTAAGGTTTATACAGTTGTTTTGGAATCTTATATCGTTGATATACCGGAAGGGAATAGTGGAGAAGATACGAAGATGTTTGTGGATACGGTGGTGAAGTTGAATCTACAAAAGCTTGGGGTTATTGCAATAGCCGGTTCAGTTCATGGACATGATTGA